A genomic segment from Castor canadensis chromosome 1, mCasCan1.hap1v2, whole genome shotgun sequence encodes:
- the LOC141415818 gene encoding uncharacterized protein, whose amino-acid sequence MPESVNTQRRVKEPSHPSRKCRQRGRGTAPPKPWPSPPGARDTSAQELRIPSALADPRCPPPELRPPERRARSRPQPSSLTRTRDALATRAPSAPGELTCEAPSLGPRAKGGHELPCQLQQEMPRVRENRRRRGNTHQWDTPVPSASPELSVIAPHSGAPHSGAVTSQGSSTSAARSLAGKHSPARHRTTTLSWRTPPEGHVPCRRSLAPRPAGRNAQTRDPVPRREGGFQEQGKELESLVTTTDSEDLLAGALSSLLRIPLPPREAELSFRGTRTQKLVSAATGTPGGKAAARNDPKEGSTAPQDSPVLGPGGRKPAAGGCRSPSPISGDQATPQLCARGRLAAAPAPPSPPRRGPPLCWRGARRAEEGGGARGRAAPPPPPGKGSRPRTRGFSLARRPRRSEPPVRTAPALRSPSAPRPAAGGPTTFFPEIGPSWLRVWPRPGLRGRTATKLRERGAQGHLTAARSISARPTHPSPPAASGSCSAPCAAPRPKCGCWERTLE is encoded by the exons ATGCCGGAGTCA GTAAACACCCAAAGGAGAGTTAAAGAGCCGTCTCATCCGTCCCGTAAATGCCGGCAAAGGGGGCGGGGGACCGCTCCACCGAAGCCCTGGCCCTCGCCGCCTGGTGCTCGCGACACAAGTGCCCAAGAGCTTCGCATTCCTTCAGCTCTCGCCGACCCGCGCTGTCCCCCCCCCGAGCTGCGGCCCCCGGAGCGGCGTGCAAGGTCCCGACCCCAGCCATCCAGCCTCACCCGGACTCGGGACGCTCTGGCCACCAGGGCCCCTAGTGCACCAGGGGAACTGACCTGCGAGGCCCCG AGCCTCGGACCGCGAGCCAAAGGAGGACATGAATTACCTTGCCAGTTGCAGCAAGAGATGCCACGGGTCCGGGAAAACAGGCGACGGCGCGGGAACACGCACCAATGGGACACCCCTGTCCCCTCAGCTTCTCCAGAGCTGAGTGTGATCGCGCCACACTCCGGAGCCCCACACTCGGGAGCCGTGACCAGCCAGGGGTCGAGCACGTCTGCGGCCAGGTCGCTGGCTGGGAAGCACTCCCCTGCTCGCCACCGCACCACCACCCTCTCCTGGCGGACACCGCCGG AAGGCCACGTCCCCTGTAGGAGATCACTGGCCCCGCGCCCCGCTGGGCGCAATGCACAGACTCGGGACCCTGTCCCCCGGCGGGAAGGAGGGTTTCAGGAGCAAGGCAAGGAGTTGGAGTCCCTCGTCACTACTACGGATTCCGAGGACCTTCTCGCCGGAGCCCTCTCCTCGCTTCTGCGGATCCCTCTCCCGCCCCGGGAGGCAGAACTGAGCTTCCGAGGAACGCGCACGCAAAAGTTGGTTTCAGCTGCGACCGGGACCCCGGGCGGAAAAGCCGCAGCAAG GAATGACCCAAAAGAAGGGAGCACCGCTCCCCAAGACTCCCCGGTCCTCGGTCCCGGCGGGAGAAAGCCCGCGGCCGGCGGCTGCCGCTCCCCCTCTCCGATCTCTGGCGACCAAGCGACTCCACAACTTTGTGCGCGCGGGCGGCTGGCCGCGGCGCCGGCTCCTCCCAGTCCTCCCCGCCGCGGGCCGCCCCTTTGTTGGAGAGGAGCGCGGCGGGCCGAGGAGGGAGGTGGGGCGCGGGGACGGGCGGCCCCGCCGCCACCCCCGGGGAAGGGCTCGCGTCCCCGCACCCGGGGCTTCTCCCTCGCCAGGAGGCCGCGCAGATCGGAGCCACCGGTCCGCACCGCTCCAGCGCTCCGCTCCCCCTCGGCTCCCCGCCCCGCCGCCGGCGGCCCGACAACTTTCTTCCCGGAGATCGGTCCTTCTTGGCTCCGGGTTTGGCCCCGGCCGGGCCTCCGCGGCCGTACAGCTACCAAGCTCCGGGAACGTGGCGCCCAGGGTCACCTGACCGCAGCCCGGTCAATCAGCGCCCGCCCTACGCACCCTTCCCCGCCCGCAGCGAGTGGCTCCTGCAGCGCGCCCTGCGCGGCACCCCGGCCGAAGTGTGGGTGCTGGGAGCGGACACTAGAATGA